A region of the Rissa tridactyla isolate bRisTri1 chromosome 18, bRisTri1.patW.cur.20221130, whole genome shotgun sequence genome:
TCAGAGGACAGGATTTcctttgaaagttttaaaaaagctaaaataagtTGTGAAGCTACTTAATAAAGTTACATTGGTTTGCCAGTAACCGTATTGCCACTGTTGCTAAAAGCTAGGGAAGCCAAAGTATTAAATTAAACAGGAGCCAGAGGACCTAAATGCAGGACACAAGATTTATTACGCATAGATATAACTTTTCCTAAACATATGGAAGCATTAGGAGCTGTTAAGTTTTCCAAGCAGCCTTGCCAGGAGCTGAAAGCCCCCGGAATcctggctgctttgctggcaCCGGGCAGCAATAGAGACCCAGGCCCAGGGACCCGGCCTCTCCTCTGCGCTGCTCCGTCCTCCCTCGCACCCGCCTGGGACACCAATGACCCGGCCAAGGAGCTGCCTCTCCCCAGATGCCCCCCTGTGCCCCCGGCCCAAAACACCCCTCCCTGTTCCAGCTGACAACCAGGACTCCCCTGAAGTGCAGGTAAACACAATTTGGCCCATCCTTCTCCCAACCAAAACGCTGCCAGGGGGGAGAGCTGCCCTGGGCACTGAGCAGAggcccctctgcctccccacgGCCCTCGGACATCCTCCAGACGGTGGATTTTTGGGGAGAAGAGAAGCTGGCAGCGGAGAACTGCCAGTTTCCAGCAGAGCCGCTGACCCGGCCTGGCAGGGCCTGCCATTGCCCTTTCCCCAGTTCACACCCCCCTTAGTTTTTCAAGCCTCGAAAGCCAACCCGACCCCCCCCAAGAGAGCTCCTACCGATACCAGACCCCAAGAAGAGGGCAGGGAAGGTCCCAGAGCAGCGGGAAGGGACagagcaggggcgggggggggggggggggggggaaaaggacaGCAGGGGGACAGCCGGTGGCGAGGGGGTGCGGAGGGGGAAGCCTGACCCCCAGCCTtggtggggggggccggggggcgccgTCTCGGGGGAGGCCCGGGGCGCACGGAGAGGGAGAAGCCGGTCTTGGCGAGGGGACGGCACCCGGGGCTCACCGCTCCCGGGACGGGGACGACCGTGGGGATCCTCGGTGTAGGGCGGGGGGGCAGCGCCcgcccctctttccctccctcccggtcgcggcctgctgctgcccccaggcccggcccgggcggccccgccgggggaagcgccgggcggcggcgggcgctgccggcggactggagccggggctggggtCGGGGTTGGGGTCGGGGtcgggctccccccacccccggcgacgccgcagcccccccgccccggcgttACCTGCgagccggggagcggcggccggcCCCGCCTCACCTGGGCCAGGTGCGCCACGTGACCCGGCCCGACGGGCCGCCGCGAGGGACAGTAGAGCGCGGCGGGCGAAGCGGCTCCGGCCGCGCTCCCGCCCTCCCCGAACCCACGGACCCCTGTCCCCGCGGGTCCCCGTCCCTACCGACCCCATCCTCGGGGTCTCCCGTCCCCACGGACCCCTGTCCCCGCGGGTCCCCGACCCTACGGACCCCATCCTCGGGGTCTCCCGTCCCCACGGACCCCTGTCCCCGCGGGTCCCCGTCCCTACGGACCCCATCCCCGGGATCTCCCGTCCCCACGGACCCCTGTCCCCGCAGGTCCCCGTCCCTACGGACCCCATCTCCGGGATCTCCCGTCCCCACGGACCCCTGTCCCCGCGGGTCCCCGTCCCCCGGGTCCCCCATCCACATGGACCCCTGTCCCCgcgggtccctgtccccacagtccccatccctggggtcCCCCATCCCCATGGACCCCCGTCCCCACAGACTCTGTCTCAAAACATCCTTGTGCCACGGAATCCTCAGCCCCAAGGATCTGTGTCCCAAGCTATCCCTGTCTCTGAGGGTCCTTGTCCCCAAAGATCCCTATCCCGAAGGATCCCTGTCCTTGAGGATCCCCATTCCTAAGGATCCCCATCCTTGAGGATCCCTGTTGCCAAGGATCCCTGCCCCAAACGATCCCTACCTCCAAGGACCcctgttcccacagccccccatcCCCTCGGTCCCCATCCACGGGGTCTCCCATCCCCACAGGTCCCTGTCCCTACAGACCCCATCCCCACAGATCTCTGTCTCAAAGCATCCCTCTGCCAGAAGATCCTCAGCCCCAAGGGTCTGTCCCCCAAGCCATCCCCGTCTCCAAGGGTCCTTGTCCCCAAAGATCCCTGTCCTGAAGGATCCCCATTCATAAGGATCCCCATCCTTGAGGATCCCTGTAGCAGAGGATCTCTGCCCCAAACGATCCCCACCTCCAAGGACCTCCCTGTCCCTATGGACCCCCATCCCCACAGATCTCTGTCCCAAACCATTCCTCTGCCCAAGGATCCTCATCCCTGAGGGTCTGTGTCCCAACGTATCCCCATCTCCAATGGTCCTCGTCCCCAAGGATTCCTGTCACTGAGGATTATGTTCCCTAATGACCCTCATCCTCAGGGTCCCCACCCTTAAGGTCTCCATCCACTAGGGTCTCACTCCCAAGGATCCCTGTCCTGAAGGATCCGTATCCCAATAGATTCTCATCCCGAAGGAGCCTGTGTGAAAGAACCCTTGTCCCTGAGGATCCTGTCCCAAAGGATCCCTGTCCTCAGGGATCCCCATTCCTAAGGATCCCCATCCCCGAGGATCCCTGCCGCCGAGGATCCCTGCCCCAAATGATCCTCACCTCCAAGGATCCTTGTTCCCAGGGATTCCTGTCCCTGTGGATTCAGGTCATTGAGAATCCCTACCCCAACggatccctgtccccaggggtcccCATCCCAAGGATCCCCTGATCTGCCCCGCACCATTCCTTGTCATTTTAACTCCCCTGCAGCCAAAATCCCCCTGTGCTGCCCATGCCAGGCAGCACCTCCGTGCTGAGGGGTGTAAAGCGCAGGTGAGGGGTGGCCGTGTGTGTCCCCTAGGGTCCCATGGGACCTGCGCCCCGGGGAGAGCATCACATCTGCACCTCCTCAGGTGCTGCCTGCAGTTTTAAGTGCTTCACGCTGGAGTCGGGAGCCCGTCCATCCCGGGGTGAATCTCCACCCAGGCCATGCCTGGCCCAAGCGCTTTGACACCCCCAAAGCCTTTggctgcccctcctgctccccccagccctgctctcccaccTGGCCGCAGCCACAGAGGGACCTGCAGCCTTCATGGGAGGTGATTTCACCCTCTCTGCTTGGCACCCAGCATCATCCATCCCTTCTCCTGCTGGGAGCAGTCGTTTCTGCCCAAGCGcccctggggacagtggtggcacGGGGGGACGTGTGCTGCGGTGATGCCCAATGCTCCTGGTTCACTGGGGCTGCTGGACTCAGCCTGTGCCGTTTGCTGCCGCTTGTGACTCAGTGGTTCTCTCCAAAGAGCTGGTGATTCATTCTCAGGGGGTCGGATCCTTCCCTGTAAGgtttggaggaaaggaaggaaaccGGGGGGGAAAGTGGgccgtggggcaggtggggaaggagcCCGGCAGAATGGCAGCCACGCACCGAGGCTGCAGCCAGAGCGGCAGCCGCTCAGCTCGGATGTGCCAGCCGGTTTccgagaggaaaaaggagagagagaaatcaatTTAAAGGATGGTGCCAGTGCCAAGAAGCTCATTCCTTCTCTAAAGGGCACAAAGACCGCGTTTATTTATGTAAGCCTCTGGCACAGGAGCACCGTACTTAATTCCAGCTGGTGTCATTTCCCCGGCCGGGCTTTCATTTGTGTATAACTCAAAGCGCTGCTTGGAAATGCACCGGCTCCTCTTCTGCCAGGTGTTTGGAGCACAGATTCCAGCCACGAAACCCCTCCTGGCGCTGCCCCATCGAGCCTGGCACTGCCAGGATGAGCCGAGCAGCAAGGTGTGGGCCCCCGAGCCCAGCACCGCGCTGCTTAATGCCCCTCGGCTCCTGCGTTTGCCCCGTGTCCCGTTACCTCCCAGCTGATCTGCCACCGTGTGCCAGGGCTGCGGTCCCAAACCACTGCTGCCAGCGTTGCTGGGTCCAGGACAGCGGGGCAGGGACCTGGTTCGACCCAGGAGTCCTGGGGCTTAAACCTGAAATCCTGATGCAGGATTCCTTCCCTTAAACTGGGCCAGGATGAGAGAGCAGCACCTGGATCCCGCTCTGCCCTGGTAACTGGGacacctggggaaaaaaacctgcggAGAGACTGGGAGAGATGGCGCTAACATTAATTATTTACTGCCTATAATAAGGCTTCATTTTTCTGGAGCACATCCCAACGCGGGGCTTTAAAGAGGCTGGAGATAAGAGGTGGCCAGTGCACAGCCCTCGGCTGTGTCCTCCCACAGGGCTGCCCTACCCCGGGGCACAGTGTGGCTGCTCGCATCCCTGTGGGAATACTGGGGACCAGGGACCGGCACCGGGATGGCAGTGGGATGCAGCGCGGTGCCCCCGTCCCGGCAGTCGGTGCCTCCACGTGCATGCGGCTGCGGAGGGTCGCAGCCGGGGAAGGGAGAACAACGCTCTCAACCGGGCTTTTGCAAGAGGTTTATTCTGAGCGCTGCTAATTTCAGACTCCTCTGCTAAATCATTAATAGCTCGTCAGCCCAGGCAGAGATCCCGCAGCAGCGCGGGAGGGTTTCTGGGACTCAGGCAGTGACTTACCCTGAGGTGCAGGGGCAGGtcttgtatttttctattatttgccTTTACCAGCTTCTGTCTGCTCGTCTCTCAGGATGTGCTATGGCCAGCTGGGACAGCCTGGGGACACAGCCACGGCAGGGGACTCAGCGACACCCTCAGCCTCACAGGCCAATGTCCAAAGCCCTTCTGGCCCCTTCTTATTTCTTAACTTCTTCTCCAGGCACAGCTGCTCCCTGTTTCCGTTTCCTTTTCTCACTCTGGATCAGGGACTGGAGCTGGGAAGGTGACGAGCAGCTGGGAGGTGACCCAAAAAAGCACTTATTTTATGAGCAGGTGACTGATGGAGCAGGTACCTCCAGAGGCCcctccaacctcagcgattcagAGGCTTCGGTGGGGGGAAGCTCACTGGAAGACAGACCCCGGCTCTTTCCCCCTTTGGGGGTGCCCTTGGGGGTCCAGGTTCCactgaagcagagcaaaaaaaatcagagggGAGGATGTTCTGTTTAATACTTGCCTGTCCCCACAGTTTCTTTGGGTTGGAGGCAGAGGGAGCACGAGCAGAGCTTTGACCCTGAGCCTGCGATGGAGCAGCACCCCTCAAATCCCCAAAGGCCATTTTACAGCAGCATTCGCATCGGATACACGAAGATGGCTCAGCCTGGACTACAGCTTTCCTACAGCACGAAACGCAGCCTGCAGAGCTTAAATAAATGTCGGGGCCGCGTCTCCGACACCGGGCAGTGGAGATGCAGCGGGAGCCGGTGGACGGGCAGGGAAGGGACGAGCAGGCAGCGGGGGCCGGGAGCGGTGACGCAGCAGCCTCTGACGCTGCTCCGGTGTCTGGCAGACGTGTGGCAGCGCTGGCAAGAGCAGGAATGCGACGCAAAACACAAAGGatgcgtgggtttttttttttccctctaaggTAAGGAAAGCAAAGCTGCCGCCAGCCCACGTGGGACACAGGGGCGACATCCACCGCAGGCCTGGATGTGGCTCTGCCCGGAACTGATTTAGGCTGGGCTTTTTTTTCGGCTTAAGCTTTTGCTCCTGTCTAGGGGTGCCATGAGACCTCGGCACCTGGTTCCTGTCGTCTCTTTTATCCTCTCTGCTGCGAAACACAGGCAGGCTTTATCTCATGCGCCTACAGGAAGATGCAGCTGCTGAACGTGATGTCCCAGCAGGAGGAACCACAAAACCCAGGCTCCTTAGGGAGAAGAAGGTGGCAGTGGCACCCCTCCTGTTCCAGGCCCCTCCCCATGCCGTCTCGGCCCGCTCTCAGCTCTATTAACGCCGTCTTAAATGATAATGACGTTGGCAGCGACGTTGCTGTGACAGTCATGCAACCAAGGACCTGCTGTCCTGGTGCCACGTCCCCTGCACCCCAAGGCTGGGACACTCCAGCGCCCGGGTGGGGGGGAACaggggctgccccctgcccttttccctgccccaggctggtGACTGGGGCACCAGCATCCCCCAAACAGCACCAAGAGCTTCTTAAGCTGCTTCTCCCAGGGGCTGCAGACGTGAAACCAACCATTCCAGTAACCCAGTCCCAGTCCAGCCTTTCCCCCTAAACCTTCCCAATAAAAATCCCCAGTATTCCTTCCTAGCCCAGCCTTTCCTAGTGCCCCCCTCCCCGAGCACAGCCTTTCCCAATAAGCCTCCCCAGCCTAAGCCTTTCCCAATAACCTCTCCACTAACCCCTTCCCAGTCCAGCCTTTCCCGGTGATCCCCCCCAGTAACCCTCCCAGCCTTTCCCATTAACACCCGCTGCCCCAGCTCTGCGTTTCCCAGCGACCCCCCGAGAAGGGAGGGCAGTTTTCCTGTGCCGAGCCTGGAACCGTGCCAGCACCGGGGCCGTGCCAGTACCGGGGCCGTGCTGTACCGGACCATACCGAGTGTGGGGCCGTGCTTTGCCGAGCCCGCTGCTGGTGGTGTACCAAACCCGGGGCCATGCCAGTACCGGGGCCATGCCGTACTGAGCCCGTACCGAGCCTGGGGCTATGCCGGTACCGGGGCCGTGCTGTACTGAGCCCGCTGCTGGTGCCATACCGAGCCCGACACCGCGCTGGTAGCGAGGCCGGGCGACACCGAGCTCGGGGCTATGCCGGTACCGGGGCTGTGCCGTACTGAGCCTGCTGCCAGTGCCGTACCGGGCCATACCGCCATGCCGGTACCAGCGCTGTGCCGTACCGAGCCCGCTGCCGGTGCGATGCCGTGACGTGACGTGCCATACCGAGCCCAAGCATCCCCCGCCGGGGCTCTACCGCACCGGGCCGGGGTCGCTCCCCGCCATGCCGGTGCGGAGCCGGTACCAGTGCCGCCCCCGGCGGGGCCGAGCCGCACGGAGCCGGCGCCGCCCCCGGGCTATAAATCCTCTCGGcggcgctgcccggctcccgttcccatggcggcggcggcagcggcggatcCGTGTCCGGCTGCGGGCGACGAGCAGCGCCCCGATCGCGGCGGTACCAACGCCAGTAacaccggcggcggcggcggctccggcacCGGCAacagcggcggcggtggcggcaccggcagcagcagcagccccgggtCGGTGGAgctggcggcggcgcggcggcggctggTGGCGGCGGAAGGTCGCcgtcgggcggcggcggagctggAGGGTCGGGTCCGGCAGGTTCACTGCGCCCTGCGGCACGCCGAGCTCCGCCTGGCCGCCCGCGCCGAGGCCCTGGGCCGGTTGGGAGCCGGGGTGGCCCAGGCCCAGCTGGCGCTAGCCGCGCAGAGCCAGCGGCTGCAGAAGGGGctgcgccgccgcccgcgcccccgccccgccgccctcctgGCCGCCGCCCGCGCCCTCCGCAGCTGCGTCCCCTGGGGCCCCGCACGCCCCCGCGGAGCCGCCGCAACCCCCGTCGTTGCCCGCCGGCTGCCCgccgcgccccgcagccccgcatagcgccggtgcgggggggggagcggggcgctCCGGGgtcctgctggggaggagggggggtctGGTGGGTTGGGGGCCTGCAGGATCTAGGGGACCCCATAAGGTGGGGTGGGACCCAGCGGGGTCTGGGGACCTTGAGGGGGCCCTGGGGAGTCTGATGCATTAGGACCCTGCAGGATCTGGGGGACCCAGGGGGTCTGGTGTCCTTGAGGGGGTCCTGGGAAGTCTGATGAGTTGGGACTCTGCAGGATCTAGGGGACCCCATAGGGTGGGAGGGGACCCAGCGGGGTCTGGAGACCTTGAGGGGGCCCTGGGAACCTTAAGGGGGTCCTGGGGAGTCTGATGGATTAGGACCCTGCAGGATCTGGGGGACCCCATAGAGTGGGAGGGGACCCAGCGGGGTTGGTCTGGGGACCTTAAGGGGGTCCTGGGGAGTCTGATGGATTAGGACCCTGCAGGATCTGGGGGACCCAGGGGGTCTGGTGTCCTTGAGTGGGTCCTGGGAAGTCTGATGAGCTGGGACCCTGCAGGATCTGGGAGACctaatggggtgggggggacccagCGGGGTCCTGGGAAGTCTGATGAGTTGGGACCCTGCAGGATCTAGGGGACCCCATAGAGTGGGAGGGGACCCAGCGGGGTCTGGGGACCTTGAGGGGGTCCTGGGGTATCTGATGTGTTGGACCCTGCAGGGTTTGTGGGAtttgatggggtgggggggactcAGCAGGGTCTGGTATCCTTGAGGGGGTCCTGGGGAGCCTGATGGGTTGGAACCCTGCAGGATCTGGGGGACCtgatggggtggggggacccagCGGGGTCTGGGATCCATGAGGGGGTCCTGGGGAGCCTGATGGCTTGTGAGCCTGAAGGGTTTGGGGGTCCCAGAGGGATCCTGCAGGGTGTGGGGGATCTGGGGGACCCCACGGGGTCTGGGGACCTCAGTGGTGGCCTGAGGGGTCTAATGGGTTGGGACCCAGCAGGCTGGGGAAGCTTAGATGTctctgagggtcccagggggatcCTGCAGGGTCCAGGGGACCCtatggggtggggggacccagCAGGGTCTGGGGACCTTGGAGTGCCCCTAGGAATCTgtgggggagggggtgtccctgggggttTGGGGTGCTTGAAGGACCCTGCAGGATCAGGGCTCCAGGGATGTGCAGTGACGTGGCagaatggggggtggggggcagcgaggCTGGGGGCCCAGCAGGGTCTGGGAAACCCCCATGGGATGGGGAGACCCTGTGGGTTCTGGGGTGCACGAGGGACTCCACGGGTTCTGGGGTCCCTGGAGGATCTTACCAGGTCTGGGGGTGTTTATCTGCCTTTGACACCCCCAGCCCGCTCTGGGGTCACCTCCCCCCCAAGGGCAGCAGGTTCAGGGCAGCCACTATGGGGCTGAGCCCCTTCCCTGTCCgagccccactgcccccccaagAGGGGTCCCTGAGACCCTGGGCCAGCAGGATGCTGGTGGGACCGTGCCTCACGCTGGGGCTCGGGTGCTGCAGCCTTCACGTGCCCCTGTGCAAGCCTCGGAGGGGGAATTGAGCGGGCTCAGGGTCCCCCCACTTCCACCGTCCCCGGACCGTGAATTTGGCTCCAGACTGTGCCATGGGGGCAGAGAGCAGAAGGGGACTGGTCCTCACGATGGCACTGGCATCGTTTCCCTCCCAAGCTGGATTTTTGGGACTGTTTTGACGGCTGACCAAGCAGGTGACACTTGAAACCTCCCGATGCTTCCAGCAAGGGTCCTCAGGCACCCCCAATGTCACCCTGCAGCAGAGCCTGGCACGGTGGGCTCCAGAGAGGCAAGAAGGTacgaggaggtggaggtggaCTCTGGACAAAGCACCCATCTCCGGGCAGAAGGGTTGTGCAGGGCTCTGGCATCACTGTCCCCGTCGCTGCCCTTCCAGCCCTGAGCTGGCCTCGGGACAGAGGGCTTGGACCCGACAGCATCATCCCTTCACACTGGGAACTGCAGCGATTCAGCTGGAAAAACCCCCTGCGAACCCGCTTCTTCGCCGGACGCAGCCACAGCATTCGCCATCCCCGGGCTAATGGCATCCCTCG
Encoded here:
- the TRNP1 gene encoding TMF-regulated nuclear protein 1; its protein translation is MAAAAAADPCPAAGDEQRPDRGGTNASNTGGGGGSGTGNSGGGGGTGSSSSPGSVELAAARRRLVAAEGRRRAAAELEGRVRQVHCALRHAELRLAARAEALGRLGAGVAQAQLALAAQSQRLQKGLRRRPRPRPAALLAAARALRSCVPWGPARPRGAAATPVVARRLPAAPRSPA